From a region of the Luteolibacter arcticus genome:
- a CDS encoding response regulator: MTALVIDDEIQIRRLLRLALESRGYGVQEAENGQLGLQACAVHRPDAVLLDLGLPDLDGLEVLKRLREWSDVPVLILSVRDEEQGKIAALENGADDYVTKPFATGELLARLSAIQRRRHGNDAPEIVFGPLLVRLDRHEAILKGEELKLTPTEFAFLRALVKHPGKIVTQRQLLREVWGPQAEEQTHYLRVYANLLRKKLGDLLLIRNEPGIGYRIVEPL; the protein is encoded by the coding sequence ATGACCGCCCTTGTCATTGACGATGAAATCCAGATCCGCCGCCTGCTCCGGCTGGCGCTTGAGTCGCGCGGCTACGGCGTCCAGGAGGCCGAGAACGGCCAACTCGGCCTGCAAGCCTGCGCGGTCCACCGGCCGGATGCGGTGCTACTCGATCTCGGCTTGCCGGATCTCGACGGGCTCGAAGTCCTCAAGCGCCTTCGCGAGTGGAGCGACGTGCCGGTGCTGATTCTTTCCGTGAGGGACGAGGAGCAGGGCAAGATCGCCGCACTCGAAAACGGTGCCGACGACTACGTCACCAAGCCCTTTGCCACCGGCGAGCTGCTCGCACGTCTTTCCGCCATCCAGCGCCGCCGTCATGGCAACGATGCTCCGGAGATCGTCTTCGGCCCGCTGCTTGTCCGGCTGGACCGCCACGAGGCGATCTTGAAGGGCGAGGAGCTGAAACTCACGCCAACCGAGTTCGCCTTCCTCCGCGCCCTCGTGAAGCATCCGGGGAAAATCGTTACCCAGCGCCAACTCCTGCGCGAGGTGTGGGGCCCGCAAGCGGAGGAACAAACGCACTACCTCCGCGTCTATGCGAACCTGCTGCGCAAGAAGCTCGGCGACCTGCTGCTGATTCGCAACGAACCCGGCATCGGCTACCGGATCGTGGAGCCGCTTTGA